Below is a genomic region from Methanococcus vannielii SB.
GTTATGGAATAGGTGAAAAAATGACAAAAGAACCATTTAAGACGAAATATGGCCAAGGTTCAAAAGTTTGCAAAAGATGCGGAAGAAAAGGGCCAGGAATCATCAGAAAATACGGATTAGACTTATGCAGACAATGCTTCAGAGAATTAGCACCAAAATTAGGATTTAAAAAGTACGACTAAGGACAAGGAGGTAACAATATGAGTTTAATGGACCCTCTTGCAAACGCATTAAACCACGTATCCAACTGCGAAGGTGTGGGTAAAAACGT
It encodes:
- a CDS encoding 30S ribosomal protein S14, producing MTKEPFKTKYGQGSKVCKRCGRKGPGIIRKYGLDLCRQCFRELAPKLGFKKYD